Genomic DNA from uncultured Ilyobacter sp.:
TTTTTTCAAATCTTTTTTTTCATCTAAAACTTCTTCAAACTCCTGATAAAGATTCATCATTCTTCTTGAGTAAGTTTTAAAAAGTTCTCCTTCGTCAGTGAGATAAAGTCTTTTCCCCAAACGATTAAACAATCTAACCCCTAGTTCCTCCTCCATCTCCTTTATCATCTGACTTATGGCCGGTTGACTTATGTACATCTCCTTTGAGACCGTTGTCATATTCAGTTTTTCTGCAACACAATAGAATATCTCCAATTTTCTAAGGGTCATCACTACCTCCGTATTTATTCAAAGCACAACAAAACCCTCTGAATAACAGAGGGCTTTACTTTTTTATTATATTTTATCTTTCAATTTTTCATAAAATGTTTTCTCATCTAATCTTTTAAAATCCTCAATAGAACAGCTGTCCCCGATACAGTGAGTAAGCTGTATAGTAAGAGCTGAAACAGACAACTGTATCTCCATAGCAGACATGATGAGAGAGCATACCAAAAAAATAAGACTCAGGAAAAAAAAGGCTTCTCCTAAAAATATCAAGTTTAAAAAAAGAGCCAGTATTGATAATACTGATAATATCAGTGCCATTATGGCTACAAACTGCATATTTTTTGTGAGTTTTATTCTTTTTTTCAAGTTTACTATCTGTCTTAAAACCCCCTCGGTAGTTTCTCCCTGAAGCACCGCCTTTTCGTGGAGCTGTCTTATGAGAGCTGCCATCGCCAAAAATCTGCTTGTATAAGCTATCATCAAAAGAGATACAGTTGAAAATAAAAGTGCTGGTGTAGTTAAAGTAAGTTCCATTTTACGCCCTCCTATAGAGCCCCTCTCGTCAATTTTTCGTAGGCTTCGTTTATTTCCTTAAATTTTTTTTCGTGATATTCTTTTACATCATCATCAGCAGTAGCATACTTGTCCGGATGATGTTTTCTGGCCATCTCTCTATAGGCTTTTTTTACCTCTTCCTGACTGGCACCCTTATTTATACCCAGTAGATTGTAGTATTTTGTTGTGTCCTCAAAGCCTCCAAAATTATTTCCTGTGTATCCATTTCCGGTTCTTTGATAATGACCACCACTTTGACCACCGGTTTTTCTAAAAAACTCATCAAAATCTGCATTTCCTCCAAAATGGTAATAATGGGTTCTTCCTGTACTCTTTGGATTATTCTTATTTCTAAAATAACTGATAATAAGAAGTATAAGTATAACTGGGAAAAAGTTTATAATAATAAATCCAAAAAAAGAAAATAACAGCCACAAAATAACTATAAAGGGCAAAGCTCTAACTGCATTAGTCGGACCTAAAAATAAGACAAATATTATAAATAGCCCCATAAACAGTAATATCATCAAATAACACCTCTTTTTTTTATAATTATAAAAATTATAATATATATTTTAAAAACAATTATAACCTTAGTTATAATAAAAGTCAAATCACATTAATTCGACGAAAAATACATATAATAAGTTTAAAAACCTCCCAATGGGAGGTTTTTTCTAAGCGCATTCAAGTTCCTTTTTTAAAAACATTATCTTATCTTTTATCTCTTCATCTCTAGGATCTATCTCATATGCTGTTATATATTCCTTTAGAGCTCTCTGAATTCTCCCCATATCCTCGTATTTTTTGGCAAAATCAAGATGTGCCATATAAATATCAAAGTCTAAAAATATCGCAAAGTCATAACTCTTTATAGCTGATATGATGTCCCCATTTCTAGAATATGCGTTTCCTAGAAGAAAATAAACAAATGGTGCATCTGGAGCTATATCTAAAGATCTATTAAAATGTTCTATTGCCTTAGGTTCTATATCCAACTCATAATAAAGATACCCCAAAAAAGCTAAAAAATCTGAATTTTCAGGCTCTAGTCTTATGAGTTTTTCATAAATTTTAATGGCTTCCTTGGCTTCTTTTTTATAATACAAGATCGCAGCCAATTCTCTAAGTAGTTCAATATCAGTAGAATTTTCTAGTAAAAGCATCCTTACTTCTTCCTCTCTGCTAGAGAGGTCTTTATTCACACAATACTCTTTAAAAATTTCTGTCCTAAGCATAAGATTCGCTACTAACTAGCTTTCCCCCCTTTAAAGTTATAGTGCCTGTACCCCCCTTAACCATATGCTTCATTATAGCACGAAATGATAAAAAGTGAAATGATTTTATTTTAATCTGTTTTTGTCTAAAGATATCAAATAATCGATCTTTTTCACTCTTTTATTTATCTCATATTAGGTATGTTTAGAGTTAAAGTATTATCAAGTTAAATTCTCTTTAATATACCATTTTTTTATCTGTCAGGGTCCACCTTAAGTTTCTATTGAATAATCAGAAAAAAAGCCCCTGCACAAGGCAGAGACTTTAACAGTTGCTATTAAGCATTTTTTGCAGTTTCAGCTAATTTTGAAAATTCAGCAGCATTGTTTACAGCAAGGTCAGAAAGTACCTTTCTGTCAAGTTCGATCCCTGATTTTTTAAGACCGTTCATAAACTGCGAATAAGTAAGTCCATTTAATCTAGCAGCAGCATTGATTCTTATGATCCAAAGCTGTCTCATTTTTCTTTTTCTTACTTTTCTATCTCTAGTTGAAAAAGCCTCTGCTCTCATTACAGCTTGGTTAGCTTGTTTGAAAACGTCACCTGAAGCTCCTCTATACCCTTTAGCAGCATCTAAAACTTTTTTATGTCTTTTTCTTCTTATAACACCAGTTTTTACTCTAGACATTCTTCTAGTCCTCCTCTTTACAAAAATTTGATATTAAACATCAACTTAAAA
This window encodes:
- a CDS encoding tetratricopeptide repeat protein, which gives rise to MLRTEIFKEYCVNKDLSSREEEVRMLLLENSTDIELLRELAAILYYKKEAKEAIKIYEKLIRLEPENSDFLAFLGYLYYELDIEPKAIEHFNRSLDIAPDAPFVYFLLGNAYSRNGDIISAIKSYDFAIFLDFDIYMAHLDFAKKYEDMGRIQRALKEYITAYEIDPRDEEIKDKIMFLKKELECA
- a CDS encoding DUF2721 domain-containing protein — encoded protein: MELTLTTPALLFSTVSLLMIAYTSRFLAMAALIRQLHEKAVLQGETTEGVLRQIVNLKKRIKLTKNMQFVAIMALILSVLSILALFLNLIFLGEAFFFLSLIFLVCSLIMSAMEIQLSVSALTIQLTHCIGDSCSIEDFKRLDEKTFYEKLKDKI
- the rplT gene encoding 50S ribosomal protein L20, with amino-acid sequence MSRVKTGVIRRKRHKKVLDAAKGYRGASGDVFKQANQAVMRAEAFSTRDRKVRKRKMRQLWIIRINAAARLNGLTYSQFMNGLKKSGIELDRKVLSDLAVNNAAEFSKLAETAKNA
- a CDS encoding DnaJ domain-containing protein produces the protein MILLFMGLFIIFVLFLGPTNAVRALPFIVILWLLFSFFGFIIINFFPVILILLIISYFRNKNNPKSTGRTHYYHFGGNADFDEFFRKTGGQSGGHYQRTGNGYTGNNFGGFEDTTKYYNLLGINKGASQEEVKKAYREMARKHHPDKYATADDDVKEYHEKKFKEINEAYEKLTRGAL